One Micromonospora sp. FIMYZ51 genomic window carries:
- the ffh gene encoding signal recognition particle protein: MFDTLSDRLSGIFTKLRGKGRLTDADIDATAREIRLALLEADVALPVVKGFIGNVKERARSAEVSQALNPAQQIIKIVNEELIAVLGGEGRRLQFAKQPPTVIMLAGLQGSGKTTLAGKLARWLKAQGHQPLLVAADLQRPNAVGQLQVLGGRAGVEVYAPEPGNGVGDPVQVAKSSIEHARRAARDVVIVDTAGRLGIDAEMMQQAADIRDAVAPDEVIFVIDAMVGQDAVRTAEAFRDGVGITGVVLSKLDGDARGGAALSVREVTGQPILFASTGEKLEDFDVFHPDRMASRILGMGDVLTLIEQAEAAFDTDQKEKMTAKLMGGEQFTLEDFLDQLIAVRRMGPIANVLAMMPGMGQVKDQLAELDDKHFDRITAIIRSMTPAERSNPKIINGSRRARIANGSGVTVMDVNQLLNRFNDAQKMMKQMGGMMGLPGGGRRKATKSPKNKRKGTKGGGRPRSGAGTRAAQGGLPGGFPGDMPQLPPGMNPDDLAAGQGLPPGFKLPKIDFNKFGKGGQPPR, translated from the coding sequence GTGTTTGACACCTTGAGTGACCGCCTCTCCGGGATCTTCACCAAGCTCCGCGGCAAGGGACGCCTCACCGACGCCGACATCGACGCGACGGCGCGCGAGATCCGCCTCGCGTTGCTTGAGGCCGACGTCGCGCTCCCGGTCGTCAAGGGCTTCATCGGCAACGTCAAGGAGCGGGCCCGCAGCGCGGAGGTCTCCCAGGCGCTCAACCCGGCCCAGCAGATCATCAAGATCGTCAACGAGGAGCTGATCGCTGTCCTCGGTGGCGAGGGACGCCGGCTCCAGTTCGCCAAGCAGCCGCCGACCGTGATCATGCTCGCCGGCCTCCAGGGCTCCGGCAAGACCACGCTCGCCGGCAAGCTGGCCCGCTGGCTCAAGGCCCAGGGGCACCAGCCGCTGCTGGTCGCCGCCGACCTCCAGCGTCCCAACGCCGTCGGGCAGCTCCAGGTGCTCGGTGGTCGGGCCGGCGTCGAGGTGTACGCCCCGGAGCCCGGCAACGGCGTCGGCGACCCGGTGCAGGTGGCGAAGTCCTCGATCGAGCACGCCCGTCGGGCCGCCCGTGACGTGGTCATCGTCGACACCGCTGGCCGGCTCGGTATCGACGCCGAGATGATGCAGCAGGCGGCCGACATCCGGGACGCGGTCGCACCGGACGAGGTCATCTTCGTCATCGACGCGATGGTCGGCCAGGACGCGGTGCGTACCGCCGAGGCGTTCCGGGACGGCGTCGGCATCACCGGTGTGGTGCTCTCCAAGCTCGACGGCGACGCCCGGGGCGGCGCGGCGCTGTCGGTCCGCGAGGTGACCGGCCAGCCGATCCTCTTCGCCTCCACCGGCGAGAAGCTGGAGGACTTCGATGTCTTCCACCCCGACCGGATGGCCAGCCGGATCCTCGGCATGGGCGACGTCCTCACTCTGATCGAGCAGGCCGAGGCGGCCTTCGACACCGATCAGAAGGAGAAGATGACCGCCAAGCTGATGGGCGGCGAGCAGTTCACCCTGGAGGACTTCCTCGACCAGCTCATCGCGGTACGCCGGATGGGCCCGATCGCCAACGTGCTGGCCATGATGCCGGGCATGGGGCAGGTCAAGGACCAGCTCGCCGAGCTGGACGACAAGCACTTCGACCGGATCACCGCGATCATCCGGTCGATGACCCCGGCCGAGCGCAGCAACCCGAAGATCATCAACGGTTCCCGGCGGGCCCGGATCGCCAACGGCTCCGGGGTCACCGTGATGGACGTCAACCAGCTGCTCAACCGCTTCAACGACGCGCAGAAGATGATGAAGCAGATGGGCGGCATGATGGGCCTGCCGGGCGGCGGTCGGCGCAAGGCCACCAAGAGCCCGAAGAACAAGCGTAAGGGCACCAAGGGCGGTGGCCGGCCGCGCAGCGGTGCGGGCACCCGGGCGGCGCAGGGCGGGCTGCCGGGCGGCTTCCCCGGTGACATGCCGCAGCTGCCGCCGGGGATGAACCCGGACGATCTGGCGGCCGGTCAGGGCCTTCCGCCGGGCTTCAAGCTGCCGAAGATCGACTTCAACAAGTTCGGCAAGGGCGGCCAGCCGCCGCGCTGA
- a CDS encoding NUDIX domain-containing protein gives MTVHTPRRAARVLLVDAAGRLLLFRGFDPARPEGGRWWFTPGGGLDPGETYAECAARELAEETGLRLTVAELGEPVHADVTEFSFAGVSYRQEQQFFLVRVASHEVDTAGFSEVERGSVDGHRWWSAQELATTGERCYPSDLAAVLADALTGPAQRTGGPAC, from the coding sequence GTGACGGTCCACACCCCGAGGCGCGCCGCCCGCGTGCTCCTGGTCGACGCGGCCGGTCGGTTGCTGCTCTTCCGTGGCTTCGACCCGGCTCGTCCCGAGGGTGGACGCTGGTGGTTCACCCCGGGTGGGGGCCTGGACCCGGGCGAGACGTACGCCGAGTGCGCCGCCCGCGAACTGGCTGAGGAGACCGGATTGCGACTGACGGTGGCCGAGCTCGGCGAGCCGGTCCACGCCGACGTGACGGAGTTTTCCTTCGCCGGGGTGTCATACCGGCAGGAACAGCAGTTCTTCCTGGTCCGGGTGGCCAGCCACGAGGTCGACACGGCCGGGTTCAGCGAGGTGGAGCGGGGCAGCGTAGACGGTCATCGCTGGTGGTCGGCGCAGGAGTTGGCCACGACCGGCGAGCGCTGTTACCCGAGCGATCTGGCAGCGGTGCTTGCCGATGCGTTGACCGGTCCGGCGCAGCGTACGGGAGGTCCGGCGTGCTGA
- the proS gene encoding proline--tRNA ligase — translation MARVLTPRAEDFPRWYQDLIAKAKLADNGPVRGTMVIRPAGYAIWERMQAEMDARIKAAGAENAYFPLFIPESYLKREAEHVEGFSPELAVVTHGGGKQLAEPVVVRPTSETVIGEFMAKWIDSYRDLPLLLNQWANVVRWELRPRVFLRTSEFLWQEGHTAHATREDARAYARRILHEAYEDLMVNVLGIPVVVGLKTARERFAGATATYTCEGMMGDGKALQLGTSHELGQNFAKAFDISYSSAEGGREHAWTTSWGTSTRMLGGLIMCHGDDNGLRVPPKLAPVQAYVMVVKDGEGVGEAAAKLRDALRDAGVRVALDDRTDTPFGRRAVDAELRGYPVRVEVGPRDLAAGNAVVVRRTDGSKAPTPVADVVGAVLAAVDADQRALHDQALAFRDSRTVDVATLDEAIEAAATGWARVPWPAVGVEGEAKANGQGVTVRCLLRADGSVPDTEDEPDLIAILARAY, via the coding sequence ATGGCGCGTGTGCTCACTCCCCGGGCGGAAGACTTTCCCCGCTGGTACCAGGACCTGATCGCCAAGGCGAAGCTGGCCGACAACGGGCCGGTGCGGGGGACCATGGTGATCCGACCGGCTGGCTACGCCATCTGGGAGCGGATGCAGGCCGAGATGGACGCCCGGATCAAGGCGGCCGGGGCGGAGAACGCGTACTTCCCGCTCTTCATCCCGGAGAGCTACCTCAAGCGTGAGGCCGAGCACGTCGAGGGCTTTTCGCCGGAGCTGGCGGTGGTCACCCACGGCGGCGGCAAGCAGCTCGCCGAGCCGGTGGTGGTCCGCCCCACCAGCGAGACGGTGATCGGCGAGTTCATGGCCAAGTGGATCGACTCGTACCGGGACCTGCCGCTGCTGCTCAACCAGTGGGCCAACGTGGTCCGCTGGGAGCTGCGCCCGCGGGTCTTCCTGCGGACCAGCGAGTTCCTCTGGCAGGAGGGGCACACCGCGCACGCCACCCGTGAGGATGCCCGGGCCTACGCCCGCCGGATCCTGCACGAGGCGTACGAGGACCTGATGGTCAACGTGCTCGGCATTCCGGTGGTGGTCGGGCTCAAGACCGCCCGGGAGCGGTTCGCCGGGGCGACCGCCACCTACACCTGCGAAGGCATGATGGGTGACGGCAAGGCGCTCCAGCTCGGCACCAGCCACGAGCTGGGGCAGAACTTCGCCAAGGCGTTCGACATCAGCTACTCCTCCGCCGAGGGCGGCCGGGAGCACGCCTGGACCACCTCCTGGGGCACCTCGACCCGGATGCTCGGTGGCCTGATCATGTGCCACGGCGACGACAACGGCCTGCGGGTGCCGCCGAAGCTGGCGCCGGTCCAGGCGTACGTGATGGTGGTCAAGGACGGCGAGGGTGTGGGCGAGGCGGCGGCCAAGCTGCGCGACGCGCTGCGCGACGCCGGCGTCCGGGTGGCCCTCGACGACCGCACCGACACCCCGTTCGGCCGCCGGGCCGTCGATGCCGAGCTGCGCGGCTATCCGGTACGCGTCGAGGTCGGTCCGCGTGACCTGGCCGCCGGCAACGCGGTAGTGGTCCGGCGTACCGACGGCTCGAAGGCCCCCACGCCGGTGGCCGACGTGGTGGGCGCAGTGCTGGCCGCCGTCGACGCCGACCAGCGGGCGCTGCACGACCAGGCGCTCGCCTTCCGCGACTCGCGCACGGTCGACGTGGCGACCCTGGACGAGGCGATCGAGGCGGCGGCCACCGGCTGGGCCCGGGTGCCGTGGCCGGCCGTCGGTGTCGAGGGCGAGGCGAAGGCCAACGGGCAGGGCGTCACCGTCCGCTGCCTGCTGCGCGCCGACGGCTCCGTGCCGGACACCGAGGACGAGCCCGACCTGATCGCCATCCTCGCCCGCGCCTACTGA
- a CDS encoding DUF402 domain-containing protein has protein sequence MRFEPGRLVVHRNVRRGRIGWVRPARVVSDDERGLLLWVAEGSPVAGEVTEAGLGMRAVPFAEWITSSYRLAEGRWNGPPLLKFLPTGAAHSVWWFRDAQGRFAGWYVNLEESGVRWDDGRLAGVDIVDQDLDVWVRPDRTWEWKDEEEFVERLAFPEHYWVPDEAAVRAEGKRVIALAEAGEFPFDGTWCDFVPPAQWRTPGRLPDGWDRPPAR, from the coding sequence GTGAGATTCGAGCCAGGTCGGTTGGTTGTGCACCGGAACGTGCGGCGGGGGCGGATCGGCTGGGTCCGGCCGGCCCGGGTGGTCAGCGACGACGAGCGCGGCCTGCTGCTCTGGGTGGCCGAGGGGTCGCCGGTCGCCGGTGAGGTGACCGAGGCCGGGCTGGGCATGCGAGCCGTGCCCTTCGCCGAGTGGATCACGTCGAGCTACCGCCTCGCCGAGGGCCGGTGGAACGGGCCACCGTTGCTGAAGTTCCTGCCCACCGGCGCGGCCCACTCCGTCTGGTGGTTCCGGGACGCGCAGGGGCGCTTCGCTGGCTGGTACGTCAACCTGGAGGAGTCCGGCGTCCGGTGGGACGACGGACGGCTGGCCGGGGTCGACATCGTGGACCAGGACCTCGACGTGTGGGTCCGGCCGGACCGTACCTGGGAGTGGAAGGACGAGGAGGAGTTCGTCGAGCGGCTGGCCTTCCCGGAGCACTACTGGGTGCCCGACGAGGCCGCTGTCCGGGCCGAGGGCAAGCGGGTGATCGCCCTGGCGGAGGCCGGCGAGTTCCCGTTCGACGGCACCTGGTGCGATTTCGTCCCACCGGCGCAGTGGCGCACCCCCGGGCGCCTGCCGGATGGCTGGGACCGGCCCCCCGCGCGCTGA
- the lepB gene encoding signal peptidase I: MIDEQTDKSRHSFWKELPILLGVAILVAVLVRAFVLQTFFIPSPSMENTLKIDDRVLVNKLVYNFRSPHRGEVIVFKAPMEWSGNPAGEDFIKRVIGVGGDRVVCCDEQDRLVINGVPLDEPYIFSFDGQRDKPADQEFDVVVPPGRLWVMGDHRSASGDSLEHYQQSGENITSATIPESEVVGRAFTIFWPVNRATLLSVPEQFEAIPTP, translated from the coding sequence GTGATTGACGAGCAGACCGACAAGTCGCGCCACTCCTTCTGGAAGGAACTACCCATCCTGCTCGGGGTGGCGATCCTGGTCGCGGTGCTGGTGCGCGCCTTCGTACTACAGACCTTCTTCATTCCCTCGCCGTCCATGGAGAACACTCTCAAGATCGACGATCGGGTGCTGGTCAACAAGTTGGTCTACAACTTCCGGTCGCCGCACCGGGGTGAAGTGATCGTCTTCAAGGCACCCATGGAGTGGAGCGGCAACCCGGCGGGGGAGGACTTCATCAAACGGGTGATCGGCGTCGGCGGTGACCGGGTGGTCTGCTGCGACGAGCAGGACCGACTGGTGATCAACGGCGTGCCGCTGGACGAGCCGTACATCTTCTCCTTCGACGGCCAGCGGGACAAGCCGGCGGACCAGGAGTTCGACGTGGTCGTGCCGCCGGGCCGGCTCTGGGTCATGGGTGACCACCGCTCGGCCTCGGGCGACTCGCTTGAGCACTACCAGCAGTCGGGGGAGAACATCACCTCGGCGACCATCCCGGAGTCGGAGGTGGTGGGCCGCGCCTTCACGATCTTCTGGCCGGTCAACCGAGCCACCCTGCTGAGCGTGCCCGAGCAGTTCGAGGCGATTCCCACGCCCTGA
- the trmD gene encoding tRNA (guanosine(37)-N1)-methyltransferase TrmD: protein MRVDIVSIFPEYFAPLDLSLVGKARANGTLRLVVHDLRSWTHDVHRTVDDTPYGGGPGMVMRPEPWGEALDALAPPELTPPRLLVPSPAGVPFSQALAQELAAEPHLLFACGRYEGIDQRVLDHAATRMRVTEVSLGDYVLFGGEVAVLVILEAVTRLLPGVLGNAGSLDEESHAHGLLEAPMYTKPATWRGLDVPEVLRSGDHGRIARWRRDQALERTGHRRPDMLAALDPASLDKRDVAALDRGGFQVPGADVAE from the coding sequence ATGCGCGTCGACATCGTGTCGATCTTCCCGGAGTACTTCGCTCCACTGGACCTGTCGCTGGTCGGCAAGGCTCGGGCCAACGGCACGCTGCGGCTGGTCGTGCACGATCTGCGCAGCTGGACCCATGACGTGCACCGCACCGTCGACGACACCCCGTACGGCGGCGGGCCCGGCATGGTGATGCGGCCCGAGCCGTGGGGCGAGGCGCTGGATGCCCTGGCCCCGCCCGAGTTGACCCCGCCCCGGCTGCTGGTGCCCTCGCCGGCCGGCGTTCCGTTCAGCCAGGCGCTGGCCCAGGAACTGGCCGCCGAGCCGCACCTGCTCTTCGCCTGCGGCCGGTACGAGGGCATCGACCAGCGGGTGCTCGACCACGCCGCCACCCGGATGCGGGTGACCGAGGTCAGCCTCGGCGACTACGTGCTCTTCGGCGGCGAGGTGGCGGTGCTGGTGATCCTGGAGGCGGTGACCCGGCTGCTGCCCGGGGTGCTCGGCAACGCGGGCTCGCTGGACGAGGAGTCGCACGCGCACGGGCTGCTGGAGGCGCCGATGTACACCAAGCCGGCGACCTGGCGTGGGCTGGACGTGCCCGAGGTGCTCCGCTCCGGCGATCATGGCCGGATCGCCCGCTGGCGCCGGGACCAGGCGCTGGAGCGTACCGGCCACCGGCGGCCCGACATGCTGGCCGCGCTCGACCCGGCAAGCCTGGACAAACGGGACGTGGCGGCGTTGGACCGGGGCGGATTTCAGGTGCCCGGAGCGGATGTGGCAGAGTAG
- a CDS encoding amidohydrolase family protein, translating into MALHVRGVLLPDDEVRDLWLVGDRVTFDPVPGAETVAERGFVLPGLVDAHCHIGIARGGAPITSLDQARTLARTDRDAGVLAIRDAGSPYPYPELEDEPDLPRLARAGRHIAPPKRYLRDIGVEVGAAEVAATVAEQAAAGNGWVKLVGDWIDRGVGDLAPAWDADTMTAAVAAAHAAGVRAAVHTFSESAVEIMVRAGVDSVEHGTGLSLDLIDLMARQGTALIPTMINIRTFGHIADQARPKFPGYADHMLALRDRFPQVVRAAYEAGVPIYVGTDAGGGIDHGMAAEEMLLLHDEAGLAAEDVLAAASWGARAWLGFPGLVEGGLADLVVYSDDPRRDLRAVREPARIVLRGRVIR; encoded by the coding sequence ATGGCTCTGCATGTGCGCGGTGTGCTCCTGCCCGACGACGAGGTCCGGGATCTGTGGTTGGTCGGCGACCGGGTCACCTTCGACCCGGTGCCCGGCGCGGAGACGGTCGCCGAGCGCGGCTTCGTCCTGCCCGGCCTGGTCGACGCGCACTGCCACATCGGCATCGCCCGAGGTGGTGCGCCGATCACCTCGCTGGATCAGGCCCGCACGCTGGCCCGTACCGATCGGGACGCGGGGGTGCTGGCGATCCGGGACGCCGGCTCGCCGTACCCGTATCCGGAGCTGGAGGACGAGCCCGACCTGCCCCGGCTGGCCCGCGCCGGCCGGCACATCGCGCCGCCGAAGCGGTACCTGCGCGACATCGGTGTGGAGGTCGGTGCGGCCGAGGTGGCGGCGACCGTGGCGGAGCAGGCCGCCGCCGGCAACGGCTGGGTGAAGCTGGTCGGTGACTGGATCGACCGGGGCGTCGGTGACCTGGCCCCGGCCTGGGACGCCGACACGATGACCGCCGCCGTGGCCGCCGCGCACGCCGCCGGGGTACGCGCCGCCGTGCACACCTTCAGCGAGTCGGCGGTGGAGATCATGGTGCGGGCCGGGGTGGACTCGGTCGAGCACGGCACCGGGCTGAGCCTCGACCTGATCGACCTGATGGCCCGGCAGGGCACCGCGCTGATCCCCACGATGATCAACATTCGTACCTTCGGCCACATCGCCGACCAGGCCCGACCCAAGTTCCCCGGGTACGCCGACCACATGCTCGCCCTGCGTGACCGCTTCCCGCAGGTGGTCCGGGCCGCGTACGAGGCCGGGGTGCCGATCTACGTCGGCACCGACGCGGGCGGGGGAATCGACCACGGCATGGCCGCCGAGGAGATGCTGCTGCTGCACGACGAGGCCGGCCTGGCCGCCGAGGACGTGCTCGCCGCCGCCTCCTGGGGTGCCCGCGCCTGGCTCGGCTTCCCCGGTCTGGTCGAGGGCGGTCTCGCCGACCTCGTCGTCTACTCCGACGACCCGCGTCGGGACCTGCGGGCGGTACGCGAGCCGGCCCGCATCGTCCTGCGCGGACGGGTCATCCGCTGA
- the lepB gene encoding signal peptidase I, translating to MVRTLDDGGAVDPWRRRTRRSKPQMPLWQELPLLLIVAFCLAVLIRTFLLQAFFIPSGSMEDTLLVGDRVIVNKVVYTMRDPERGEVVVFRGTDQWVPQVDAQPPTGFADKLGRTIGDLVGYSRPGEKDFIKRVIALPGDRVSCCDDQGRVLVNGTPLDESSYVLRDSPLDLPPNPEECRSRRFEEIVIPPGQIFVLGDHRLVSQDARCQGPVPIDNVVGRAFAVVWPSSRWHSLPIPDTFRTVAPPATATAGAAPPVRPTPAGGVVLLLPIAATLSVLARSRRWSGSGQRRLLP from the coding sequence GTGGTACGGACGCTTGACGACGGCGGTGCGGTCGATCCGTGGCGCCGACGCACCCGTCGAAGCAAGCCGCAGATGCCGTTGTGGCAGGAACTGCCGCTGCTCCTGATCGTGGCCTTCTGCCTCGCGGTGCTGATCCGCACGTTCCTGCTGCAAGCCTTCTTCATCCCGTCCGGGTCGATGGAGGACACCCTGCTCGTCGGCGACCGGGTCATCGTCAACAAGGTCGTCTACACCATGCGGGACCCGGAGCGCGGCGAGGTGGTGGTCTTCCGCGGCACGGACCAGTGGGTCCCGCAGGTCGACGCGCAACCGCCGACGGGTTTCGCGGACAAGCTCGGTCGCACCATCGGCGACCTGGTCGGCTACAGCCGCCCCGGCGAGAAGGACTTCATCAAGCGGGTCATCGCGCTGCCCGGCGACCGGGTCAGCTGCTGCGACGACCAGGGGCGGGTGCTGGTCAACGGCACCCCGCTTGACGAGTCGTCGTACGTCCTGCGGGACTCGCCGCTGGACCTGCCACCGAACCCGGAGGAGTGCCGGTCGCGGCGGTTCGAGGAGATCGTCATCCCGCCCGGCCAGATCTTCGTGCTCGGTGACCATCGGCTGGTCTCGCAGGACGCGCGCTGCCAGGGCCCGGTGCCCATCGACAACGTGGTGGGGCGGGCGTTCGCCGTGGTCTGGCCCTCCAGCCGCTGGCATTCCCTGCCGATCCCCGACACGTTCCGCACCGTCGCTCCGCCGGCCACCGCCACCGCTGGCGCTGCCCCGCCGGTACGCCCCACCCCCGCCGGAGGTGTCGTCCTGCTTCTCCCGATTGCAGCCACACTATCCGTTCTCGCGCGTTCCAGGCGCTGGTCCGGATCCGGGCAACGTAGGCTCCTCCCGTGA
- a CDS encoding Uma2 family endonuclease: MTVAPILPERSEWTVDDLGDLPKDLPYELINGRLIVPSPTALHQDLCVRLLLALEVNCPAEYLVSIDLSMRVDRRNELRPDVVAIRREHADRSPVPVEDALLAVEVVSPSSTFRDLYDKARVYARAGVRTYWVVDPLHDKMTLTEYVRGPSGEYEVATHTDDLFVTERPWKVSVDLPAFTARRAGLLANDGQ; encoded by the coding sequence ATGACCGTGGCGCCCATCCTGCCCGAGCGGTCGGAGTGGACGGTTGACGACCTCGGCGACCTGCCGAAGGACCTTCCGTACGAACTGATCAACGGAAGGTTGATCGTGCCGTCCCCCACCGCGCTCCATCAAGACCTCTGTGTCCGACTGCTGCTCGCGCTCGAAGTCAACTGCCCGGCGGAATACCTGGTAAGCATCGACCTGTCGATGCGGGTGGACCGCCGCAACGAGCTTCGGCCCGACGTGGTCGCCATCCGGCGTGAGCACGCCGACCGCTCGCCCGTACCGGTCGAGGACGCCCTGCTGGCCGTCGAGGTCGTCTCGCCCTCCTCGACCTTCCGTGACCTCTACGACAAGGCCCGGGTCTACGCCCGCGCCGGAGTGCGCACCTACTGGGTGGTCGACCCGCTGCACGACAAGATGACCCTTACCGAGTACGTGCGCGGCCCGTCCGGCGAGTACGAGGTGGCCACCCACACCGACGACCTGTTCGTCACCGAGCGACCGTGGAAGGTGTCGGTCGACCTGCCGGCGTTTACCGCCCGGCGGGCGGGGCTTCTCGCCAACGACGGGCAGTGA
- a CDS encoding RNA-binding protein translates to MALRPALEHLVKGIVDHPDDVRVRMVDSRRGKRLEVRVHPEDLGTVIGRSGRTAKALRQVIGSIGGRGVRVDIVDSY, encoded by the coding sequence ATGGCGCTGCGGCCGGCGTTGGAGCATCTGGTCAAGGGGATCGTCGATCACCCCGACGACGTACGCGTCCGGATGGTCGACTCCCGGCGGGGCAAGCGGCTGGAGGTCCGCGTACACCCCGAGGACCTGGGCACCGTGATCGGACGGTCCGGCCGGACCGCCAAGGCGCTGCGCCAGGTGATCGGCTCCATCGGTGGACGCGGCGTACGCGTCGACATCGTCGACTCGTACTGA
- the rpsP gene encoding 30S ribosomal protein S16, with protein MAVKIRLLRMGKIRNPQYRIVVADSRTKRDGRAIEFVGIYQPKEDPSVIEVKSERVQYWLSVGAQPSEAVQRLLELTGDWQKFKGLPAPPPLKVAPERADRKAAYEAEAKAAAGVADTPAKPAKKAAKAEAEAPKAEAPKAEEPAANSGEQA; from the coding sequence GTGGCCGTAAAGATCCGGCTCCTGCGGATGGGCAAGATCCGCAACCCGCAGTACCGCATCGTCGTCGCCGACTCGCGCACCAAGCGCGACGGCCGGGCGATCGAGTTCGTCGGGATCTACCAGCCGAAGGAAGACCCTTCGGTGATCGAGGTCAAGTCGGAGCGGGTCCAGTACTGGCTGTCCGTCGGCGCCCAGCCGAGCGAGGCGGTGCAGCGGCTGCTGGAGCTGACCGGTGACTGGCAGAAGTTCAAGGGCCTGCCGGCTCCGCCGCCGCTGAAGGTGGCGCCCGAGCGGGCCGACCGCAAGGCCGCCTACGAGGCCGAGGCGAAGGCCGCCGCCGGCGTGGCCGACACCCCGGCCAAGCCGGCGAAGAAGGCCGCCAAGGCCGAGGCCGAGGCGCCGAAGGCTGAGGCGCCGAAGGCCGAGGAGCCGGCCGCGAACTCCGGTGAGCAGGCCTGA
- the rplS gene encoding 50S ribosomal protein L19, translating into MNILDALDAQSKRTDLPAFRAGDTVKVHARVVEGSRSRVQIFQGVVIRRQGAGLRETFTVRKLSFGVGVERTYPINSPGIDRIEVVTRGDVRRAKLYYLRELRGKKAKIKELREKQPS; encoded by the coding sequence ATGAACATCCTGGACGCCCTTGACGCCCAGTCGAAGCGCACCGACCTGCCCGCCTTCCGCGCCGGTGACACCGTCAAGGTGCACGCCCGGGTCGTCGAGGGCAGCCGGTCCCGGGTCCAGATCTTCCAGGGCGTCGTCATTCGTCGCCAGGGCGCCGGGCTGCGCGAGACCTTCACCGTCCGCAAGCTCAGCTTCGGTGTCGGCGTCGAGCGGACCTACCCGATCAACAGCCCGGGCATCGACCGGATCGAGGTCGTGACCCGCGGTGACGTCCGCCGCGCCAAGCTCTACTACCTGCGTGAGCTGCGGGGCAAGAAGGCCAAGATCAAGGAGCTGCGCGAGAAGCAGCCCAGCTGA
- the rimM gene encoding ribosome maturation factor RimM (Essential for efficient processing of 16S rRNA), with product MLIVGRIGKPHGIRGEVTVEVRTDEPDARFAPGMVLRTMPGVTAGRGAPPPAAGRGALSSTAGGDVPSSAAGPGVPFEVPDELTVEAARWHQGRLLVAFEGVLDRDVAEALRGTLVVVDSAEVAPPTDPEEFHDHQLVGLAVVTPDGERLGEVARIDHAPASDLLVLRRPEGRTALIPFVKAIVPEVDLANGRVVVDPPGGLLDL from the coding sequence CTGCTCATCGTCGGCAGGATCGGCAAGCCGCACGGCATCCGCGGTGAGGTCACCGTGGAGGTACGTACCGACGAGCCCGATGCGCGGTTCGCTCCCGGCATGGTGTTGCGCACCATGCCGGGGGTGACCGCCGGGCGTGGCGCGCCACCCCCGGCCGCCGGCCGTGGCGCGTTGTCCTCGACCGCCGGTGGTGATGTGCCGTCCTCGGCCGCTGGCCCCGGCGTGCCGTTCGAGGTGCCCGACGAGCTGACCGTGGAGGCCGCCCGCTGGCACCAGGGCCGGCTGCTTGTCGCCTTCGAAGGGGTGCTGGATCGCGACGTCGCGGAGGCGCTGCGCGGCACCCTGGTCGTGGTGGACAGCGCCGAGGTCGCCCCGCCGACCGACCCGGAGGAGTTCCACGACCACCAGTTGGTCGGCTTGGCCGTGGTCACCCCGGACGGCGAACGTCTCGGCGAGGTGGCCCGGATCGACCACGCCCCCGCCTCCGACCTGCTGGTGCTGCGTCGCCCCGAGGGACGGACCGCACTGATTCCGTTCGTCAAGGCGATCGTCCCCGAGGTCGATCTCGCAAATGGCCGGGTGGTGGTCGACCCACCGGGCGGCCTGCTCGACCTCTGA